A stretch of Prosthecochloris marina DNA encodes these proteins:
- a CDS encoding cysteine-rich CWC family protein, translating into MEKHDRQSDGKGGNATCPVCGASFECKLSAECWCSSVNVPSEVREYLADRYDTCLCRDCLEKLVKKAGAGELS; encoded by the coding sequence ATGGAAAAACATGACAGGCAAAGCGATGGAAAAGGAGGCAATGCTACCTGCCCGGTATGCGGAGCTTCCTTTGAATGCAAGCTCTCGGCGGAATGCTGGTGCTCTTCGGTAAACGTACCATCGGAAGTCAGAGAGTATCTCGCCGATCGTTATGATACCTGTTTATGCAGGGACTGTCTTGAAAAGCTGGTGAAAAAAGCAGGTGCGGGTGAATTGTCATGA
- a CDS encoding shikimate kinase, with the protein MKQPSLIFLTGFSGSGKSTIGPLLANSLGYDFLDLDKEIELFAAKSINRIFAEEGEAHFRDLEHTVLEKLVGRTELVVSLGGGALQHNPCFSLIIASGTLVYLHSSPEILAKRLSHKTDRPLMKGDNGERLSKEQIEKKIFALLEQREPRYKTAQIIIETDTKRIGSTVEELTRKIERYVRRAEKRQFVNKPKKHTKSE; encoded by the coding sequence ATGAAACAACCTTCGCTTATATTCCTCACTGGCTTCAGCGGCTCCGGTAAATCAACTATCGGGCCGTTGCTCGCCAATTCGCTGGGCTACGATTTTCTGGATCTCGATAAAGAAATCGAGCTGTTTGCCGCCAAATCCATCAACAGAATATTTGCTGAAGAGGGTGAAGCACATTTCAGAGATCTTGAACATACAGTCCTCGAAAAGCTTGTCGGCAGAACCGAACTGGTTGTTTCGCTGGGTGGTGGCGCCTTGCAGCACAACCCATGTTTTTCTCTGATAATCGCTTCCGGAACTCTGGTGTACCTCCACTCGAGTCCTGAAATTCTCGCTAAACGGTTGAGCCATAAAACAGACCGGCCATTGATGAAAGGCGACAATGGCGAACGTCTATCCAAAGAACAGATCGAAAAAAAAATTTTTGCCTTGCTTGAACAGCGTGAACCCCGTTATAAAACCGCACAGATTATCATTGAAACCGACACAAAAAGAATAGGTTCAACGGTAGAAGAGCTAACGAGAAAGATCGAACGGTACGTCCGAAGAGCAGAAAAACGGCAATTTGTAAACAAACCAAAAAAGCATACAAAAAGTGAGTGA
- the aroB gene encoding 3-dehydroquinate synthase yields the protein MSEIIVSTPVHNRLEQLFLKHNLSKKTVVLFDENTKELFGRDILTALKNQGFTFVELVVPARETSKSFRTAYRLYGNLIEADVDRSWNLLAVGGGVVGDLGGYIAASYYRGIPIVQLPTTLLAMTDSSIGGKVAINHPLGKNLIGFFHMPELVLIDPSYLKSLPEREVYAGMAEVVKYGFIADMEFLRYIEKHFDDIVAIKDPYVSEAVRKSASIKADIVEQDFKEQSGLRATLNFGHTFAHGFEKLADYRHIRHGEAVAVGMICALHLSRKLEKISQDELQRGLAILSKFKFRRGLVQKRFKDIPAETILESMLSDKKKVDKQLRYVLLEGLGKAYLHPEPLDDGIVIEAIEKAKKCC from the coding sequence GTGAGTGAAATTATCGTCAGCACCCCTGTCCACAACCGACTGGAGCAACTGTTTCTCAAGCACAATCTGTCAAAAAAAACCGTCGTATTGTTTGATGAAAATACAAAAGAACTGTTCGGGCGGGACATTCTGACAGCTTTGAAAAATCAGGGCTTTACTTTTGTTGAACTGGTTGTGCCCGCCAGGGAAACTTCAAAAAGTTTTCGTACAGCATACCGCCTTTACGGAAACCTGATCGAGGCCGATGTTGACCGAAGCTGGAACCTCCTTGCTGTTGGAGGAGGAGTAGTTGGCGACCTGGGCGGTTATATTGCTGCAAGTTACTACCGAGGCATACCAATTGTTCAGCTACCGACAACGTTACTTGCCATGACTGACAGTTCCATCGGCGGCAAGGTTGCAATCAATCATCCGCTCGGAAAAAACCTGATCGGCTTTTTTCATATGCCTGAGCTGGTACTGATCGACCCGTCATATCTAAAATCGCTTCCTGAGCGGGAAGTATATGCAGGTATGGCCGAAGTGGTGAAATACGGGTTTATCGCCGACATGGAGTTCCTACGATATATCGAAAAGCATTTCGATGACATTGTTGCCATCAAAGATCCTTACGTGTCGGAAGCTGTCCGCAAAAGTGCAAGCATAAAAGCGGATATTGTGGAACAGGATTTCAAGGAGCAAAGCGGCTTACGGGCGACACTGAACTTCGGGCATACGTTCGCTCACGGTTTTGAAAAGCTTGCCGACTATCGTCATATTCGTCATGGAGAAGCCGTTGCGGTAGGCATGATCTGTGCGTTGCACCTTTCACGCAAACTTGAAAAAATAAGTCAGGATGAATTGCAACGGGGACTTGCCATATTGAGCAAATTCAAGTTCCGCAGGGGCCTGGTACAGAAAAGGTTCAAGGATATTCCGGCCGAAACCATTCTGGAAAGCATGCTTTCGGATAAGAAGAAGGTGGACAAACAGCTCCGCTACGTTTTGCTTGAAGGACTTGGCAAGGCGTACCTTCACCCGGAACCTCTCGATGACGGTATCGTCATCGAAGCAATCGAGAAAGCAAAGAAATGCTGTTGA